In Leptospirillum ferriphilum, the genomic stretch TGTATGGAGAGGCACCCTGCCTTCCCGATACCACTCAGTACGAGCAATTTCAGAACCGCCTAGCCTACCAGCACAACAAATCTTTACACCGAGTGCGCCAAAACGAAGTGCTGAGGATACACTTTTTTTCATTGCTCGTCTATAGGAAATTCTTTTTTCAAGCTGAGAAGCGACTGACTCTGCTATTAATTGTGCTTCTAATTCAGGTTTTTTAATTTCCTTAATGTTGATTGAAACATGGGACTTTGTCGTTTCTTCCAGTTCGCTTTTTAATTTTTCAATTTCTAGACCTTTTTTTCCTATAATCAAACCAGGCCTAGCAGTGTGAATAGAGATTCTTGCTAGAGCGTCTTTACCGGTTCTCTCTATTTCAATTTTGGCGATTCCTGCATGAAAAAGTTTTTTCTTCACCATTTTTCTAATTTTCAGGTCTTCATGTAATAGATCAGCAAATCCTTTTTGTGCATACCATCGTGAACTCCAAGTTTTGATATAACCTAACCGGAATCCTATTGGATGAACCTTTTGTCCCAACTGGGTCTCCTTAATAATTAAACAGAAACAATGATAGTAAGATGGGAAGTTCTTTTTTTAATAGAATAAGCGCGCCCCATTGCTCGAGGTTGCATCCGCTTGGCAATAGGACCTACGTCTACAAAAATTTCGGACACTTTTAAGTCAGAGGGGGAGCCAATTTTTTTTTCAACCGCATTACTTACCGCAGACTTTAAAGTCTTTTCAACAATACGAACAGCGCCGCGTGTTGTAACATTCAATAAGGCAAAAGCTTCATTAACAGATTTTCCCCGTATAGCATCAGCAACATATCTAACCTTACGAGGAGCAATCCGGATATACCTGTTTTTAGCTATAGCTGTAGCCACGATTAGCTCCTTGCCCTTAAACTATTTTCTCGTCGACTTCTCGACTTTTGATCCCCCATGGGACTTAAATAGACGAGTAGGAGAAAACT encodes the following:
- the rplV gene encoding 50S ribosomal protein L22 translates to MATAIAKNRYIRIAPRKVRYVADAIRGKSVNEAFALLNVTTRGAVRIVEKTLKSAVSNAVEKKIGSPSDLKVSEIFVDVGPIAKRMQPRAMGRAYSIKKRTSHLTIIVSV
- the rpsC gene encoding 30S ribosomal protein S3, translating into MGQKVHPIGFRLGYIKTWSSRWYAQKGFADLLHEDLKIRKMVKKKLFHAGIAKIEIERTGKDALARISIHTARPGLIIGKKGLEIEKLKSELEETTKSHVSINIKEIKKPELEAQLIAESVASQLEKRISYRRAMKKSVSSALRFGALGVKICCAGRLGGSEIARTEWYREGRVPLHTLRADIDFGFAEASTTFGKIGVKVWVYRGEILPGQEEVASKPKERRGRQ